From Halanaeroarchaeum sulfurireducens, a single genomic window includes:
- a CDS encoding DNA topoisomerase IV subunit A: protein MSDDPRARLIDLAAQFYDQFSLGEVPSMEVPTRSKTNIEYDEESDVWVYGDRTSTRSANTVGGARKLLKAVYTIEFLAQQLDEDRSSTLRELYYLSESWDEEEAKFSDQSQSDKLIEDLEIVSGVKREDFHMRPEESGATLMGPLHLREQTRRGAREIHCQLDVGEGGYQIPNNPDTIEFLDHDADFVLAVETGGMRDRLVENGFDDEYNVIIVHLKGQPARATRRITKRLHDELGLPVTVFTDGDPWSYRIFGSVAYGSIKSAHLSKYLATPEAQFIGIRPEDIVEYELPTDPLSDSDINALESELEDPRFQTDYWEEQIEIQLDIDKKAEQQALASRGLDFVTDTYLPERLAAMDVV, encoded by the coding sequence ATGAGCGACGACCCACGTGCTAGACTGATCGACCTCGCGGCGCAGTTCTACGACCAGTTCTCCCTCGGCGAGGTACCCTCGATGGAGGTACCCACGCGCTCGAAGACCAACATCGAGTACGACGAGGAAAGCGACGTCTGGGTGTACGGCGACCGAACGAGCACGCGAAGCGCGAACACCGTTGGCGGGGCCCGAAAGCTCCTCAAGGCGGTCTACACCATCGAATTCCTCGCCCAGCAACTCGACGAGGACCGCTCGTCGACGCTGCGGGAACTGTACTACCTCTCGGAGTCCTGGGACGAAGAGGAGGCGAAGTTCAGCGATCAGAGCCAGTCCGACAAACTCATCGAGGACCTCGAGATCGTCTCGGGTGTCAAACGCGAGGACTTCCACATGCGCCCGGAGGAGTCCGGCGCGACGCTCATGGGCCCGCTTCACCTCCGCGAACAGACCCGCCGGGGCGCACGCGAGATTCACTGTCAACTCGACGTCGGCGAGGGGGGCTACCAGATCCCGAACAATCCGGACACGATCGAATTTCTCGACCACGACGCCGACTTCGTTCTGGCGGTCGAGACCGGTGGTATGCGCGACCGTCTCGTCGAGAACGGGTTTGACGACGAGTACAACGTCATCATCGTCCACCTCAAGGGGCAGCCGGCACGGGCGACGCGTCGCATCACCAAACGCCTCCACGACGAACTCGGTTTGCCGGTGACGGTCTTCACTGACGGCGATCCGTGGTCGTATCGCATCTTCGGCTCGGTGGCCTACGGTTCCATCAAGAGCGCCCACCTCTCGAAGTATCTGGCCACGCCCGAGGCCCAGTTCATCGGCATCCGTCCGGAGGATATCGTCGAGTACGAACTGCCGACCGACCCGCTCTCGGATTCGGACATCAACGCCCTCGAGAGCGAACTCGAGGATCCCCGCTTCCAGACCGACTACTGGGAAGAGCAGATCGAAATCCAACTCGACATCGACAAGAAGGCCGAACAGCAGGCGCTCGCGTCTCGCGGGCTCGATTTCGTGACGGACACCTACCTGCCCGAGCGGCTCGCCGCGATGGACGTCGTCTAA
- the thiE gene encoding thiamine phosphate synthase: MNTALRTYLVTQADRSGDRSTIDVVEAAIAGGVDAVQLREKHLSTRDRYRLGQAVRDRTRTAGVPFLVNDRVDLAAALDADGVHLGDDDLPVEAAREVLGPDAIVGRSVSSPKGAREAEQAGADYLGVGAVYATDTKDVDADDAEIGPETVAAIDEAVDRPLVAIGGITPSNAGAVVRAGATGVAVVSAITAADDPQDATRRLRRSVESGSNEQEVSQ, from the coding sequence ATGAATACAGCATTGCGAACGTACCTCGTCACCCAGGCCGACCGATCCGGAGATCGATCGACGATCGACGTCGTCGAGGCCGCCATCGCGGGTGGCGTCGACGCCGTTCAGCTCCGCGAAAAGCATCTGAGTACCCGCGATCGCTACCGACTCGGGCAGGCAGTACGCGATCGGACGCGGACGGCTGGCGTCCCATTTCTCGTGAACGACCGCGTGGATCTCGCCGCGGCGCTCGACGCCGACGGCGTCCACCTCGGCGACGACGACCTCCCCGTCGAAGCCGCTCGCGAGGTGCTCGGCCCGGACGCGATCGTGGGCCGATCAGTCTCGTCGCCGAAGGGCGCTCGCGAGGCCGAGCAGGCTGGCGCCGATTACCTCGGCGTCGGAGCCGTGTACGCGACCGACACGAAGGACGTGGATGCGGACGACGCGGAGATCGGCCCCGAAACCGTCGCCGCGATCGACGAGGCCGTCGACCGGCCGCTCGTCGCCATCGGCGGCATCACACCCTCGAACGCCGGGGCCGTCGTGCGGGCGGGTGCGACGGGCGTCGCCGTCGTCTCCGCGATCACCGCAGCCGACGATCCCCAAGACGCGACCAGACGACTCCGGCGGTCAGTGGAGTCTGGCTCGAACGAACAGGAGGTGTCCCAATGA
- the thiM gene encoding hydroxyethylthiazole kinase, translated as MSSPDDLGAPLAAVESGSPLVNALTNDVTVNEVANVILHWGGLPVMSDDERELDEMIAASEATLLNMGTVSATGEATMMTAGQAAAAHDVPIVVDPVGAGATTTRSRIAGRLATELSPDIVKGNRGEIAALAGDDADVRGVESVGEHDDIAETAMAFARQTDAVVVATGTTDVVATDDAVFEVGAGHSLMGDVVGTGCMLGGTLAAFAGAVDDPVTAALSGTLALGLAGEAAAAGEYGEYAGPASYEIAFLDAVAGLEPETLSAASDRVSRVLVGDSG; from the coding sequence ATGAGCTCCCCTGACGACCTGGGAGCGCCGCTGGCAGCCGTCGAATCGGGATCGCCGCTGGTGAACGCTCTCACCAACGACGTCACCGTCAACGAGGTCGCCAACGTGATCCTCCACTGGGGCGGCCTGCCGGTGATGTCCGACGACGAGCGCGAACTCGACGAGATGATCGCCGCCTCGGAAGCGACACTGCTCAACATGGGGACCGTTAGCGCGACAGGCGAGGCGACGATGATGACTGCCGGCCAGGCCGCGGCGGCCCACGACGTCCCCATCGTCGTCGATCCGGTCGGGGCCGGCGCGACCACTACCCGCTCGCGGATCGCCGGACGTCTGGCCACCGAACTGTCCCCCGACATCGTCAAGGGCAACCGCGGGGAAATCGCCGCGCTGGCAGGCGACGACGCCGACGTTCGCGGCGTCGAATCCGTGGGCGAACACGACGACATTGCCGAGACGGCGATGGCGTTCGCGCGCCAGACGGACGCCGTTGTCGTCGCAACGGGGACCACCGACGTCGTCGCGACCGACGACGCGGTCTTCGAGGTCGGGGCCGGCCACTCGCTGATGGGCGACGTCGTCGGGACCGGGTGTATGCTCGGTGGAACGCTCGCTGCGTTCGCCGGGGCCGTCGACGACCCGGTGACCGCCGCCCTGAGCGGAACACTCGCCCTCGGACTCGCCGGCGAAGCTGCTGCGGCCGGCGAGTACGGCGAGTACGCTGGTCCGGCAAGCTACGAGATCGCGTTCCTCGATGCGGTCGCCGGGCTCGAACCGGAGACGCTGTCGGCCGCCTCGGATCGCGTGTCCCGCGTTCTCGTGGGGGATAGCGGATGA
- the thiD gene encoding bifunctional hydroxymethylpyrimidine kinase/phosphomethylpyrimidine kinase, with product MRSPNSERPPYALTIASSDSSGGAGIQADLKTMTRMGVYGGSVVVAVTAQNTRGVESTYVLPPEEIRAQFDAVTADIDVDAVKLGMLATEAAIRTVDDRLADYDGPVVVDPVMVATSGDRLLDADAVDAYTDLFERATLLTPNADETEALTGVWPDGPDAREQAADQFFEWGTDAVLFKGGHLASDSDTVRDVLLTPSDRTTVTADRVDTDHTHGSGCTLASAVASGLAQGNDLQRAVADGVSFVHSALARPADVGANGSVNHLVDGEGPLDAVDRVTEP from the coding sequence ATGAGGTCACCCAATTCCGAGCGCCCGCCCTACGCCCTCACGATCGCGTCCAGCGACTCAAGCGGCGGCGCGGGCATCCAGGCCGATCTGAAGACGATGACCCGGATGGGCGTCTACGGCGGGTCGGTGGTGGTGGCCGTCACCGCACAGAACACTCGCGGCGTCGAGTCGACGTACGTGCTGCCACCCGAGGAGATTCGCGCCCAGTTCGACGCGGTGACCGCGGACATCGACGTCGACGCGGTGAAACTCGGGATGCTCGCGACGGAAGCGGCCATCCGGACAGTCGACGACCGCCTGGCAGACTACGACGGTCCGGTCGTCGTCGATCCCGTCATGGTCGCCACCTCGGGCGATCGTCTCCTCGACGCCGACGCCGTCGACGCCTACACCGACCTCTTCGAACGGGCGACGCTACTCACGCCGAACGCGGACGAGACGGAAGCGCTGACCGGGGTGTGGCCGGACGGCCCGGATGCCAGGGAGCAGGCGGCCGATCAGTTCTTCGAGTGGGGCACCGATGCGGTGCTGTTCAAGGGCGGGCATCTCGCGTCCGATTCGGACACCGTTCGGGACGTACTCCTCACACCCTCGGATCGAACGACGGTGACCGCAGACCGCGTCGATACCGATCACACACACGGTTCCGGCTGTACGCTCGCCAGCGCCGTCGCTTCCGGACTCGCACAGGGAAACGATTTGCAGCGGGCGGTGGCCGACGGCGTCTCGTTCGTCCATTCGGCGCTCGCCCGCCCCGCAGACGTCGGCGCGAACGGCAGCGTGAATCACCTCGTGGACGGGGAGGGTCCCCTCGACGCGGTCGATCGCGTGACGGAGCCCTGA
- the ligA gene encoding ATP-dependent DNA ligase LigA, whose protein sequence is MEFSEFADRAAAVEAASADTEITHLVADLFEAADDDLSIVARYVQGRVLPGHDETTLNVGPNNCYAAIARAAGQNVDADDVEATVADLGDVGDVAAAYDFGTQRGLSAFGTGDEESLTVGGVHAELETLANASGPGSTDEKVTILFGLFNRCSSTEARYLARLVLSEMRIGVGAGTVRDAIIEAFDVSAEAVERALQVSNDYGLVAETARDDPDRLDEISLEIGRPVQAMLAQAGTAGDALSAWGETVVETKYDGARVQIHVDDGVDIYSRNMEDVTDPLPDVVETVEEAIDVPAILDGEVLAIDESGDPLPFQEVLRRFRRKHDIEQASAAVDLDLVVFDCLHADGDDLIDEPLCDRRDRLERIWDGHLADFSLAAEPETIARLEDEALDAGHEGIMLKDPDSAYTPGRRGKNWLKRKPDVETLDLVVTGAEWGEGRRASFLGSYELSVHTPNGFETVGKVATGITDEELKRLSALVEPKIRSEDGRTVDVEPSVVFEVGYEEIQHSPTYSSGYALRFPRFIGVREDLNAEDADTLDRVERLVDA, encoded by the coding sequence ATGGAGTTCAGCGAATTCGCCGACCGAGCGGCCGCCGTCGAGGCCGCCTCTGCCGACACCGAGATCACCCATCTGGTGGCCGACCTGTTCGAGGCGGCCGACGACGACCTCTCCATCGTCGCCAGGTACGTTCAGGGTCGCGTGTTACCGGGACACGACGAGACGACCCTGAACGTCGGCCCGAACAACTGCTATGCGGCGATCGCACGCGCCGCCGGCCAGAACGTCGACGCCGACGACGTGGAGGCGACAGTCGCCGACCTGGGAGACGTCGGCGACGTCGCCGCTGCGTACGACTTCGGTACCCAGCGAGGGCTCTCCGCGTTCGGGACAGGCGACGAGGAGTCGTTGACGGTCGGCGGAGTCCACGCCGAACTCGAGACGCTCGCCAACGCGAGCGGGCCGGGGAGCACCGACGAGAAGGTGACCATCCTCTTCGGTCTGTTCAACCGGTGTTCGTCGACCGAGGCGCGCTATCTTGCCCGGCTCGTCCTCTCCGAGATGCGTATCGGGGTCGGGGCGGGCACCGTCCGGGACGCCATCATCGAAGCGTTCGACGTCTCGGCCGAGGCCGTCGAGCGCGCCCTCCAGGTCTCGAACGATTACGGTCTGGTGGCCGAGACGGCCCGAGACGACCCGGATCGCCTCGACGAGATATCCCTGGAGATCGGACGCCCCGTCCAGGCGATGCTCGCGCAGGCGGGCACCGCGGGGGACGCGCTCTCGGCGTGGGGCGAGACGGTCGTCGAGACGAAATACGACGGGGCACGGGTCCAGATCCACGTCGACGACGGGGTCGATATCTACTCCCGAAACATGGAGGACGTGACAGACCCGCTCCCCGACGTCGTCGAGACGGTCGAGGAGGCCATCGACGTGCCCGCGATCCTCGACGGCGAGGTGCTGGCGATCGACGAGTCGGGCGATCCCCTCCCCTTCCAGGAGGTCTTGCGCCGCTTCCGGCGGAAACACGACATCGAGCAGGCCAGTGCGGCGGTCGACCTCGATCTGGTGGTGTTCGACTGTCTCCACGCCGATGGCGACGACCTCATCGACGAGCCGCTGTGCGACCGACGCGACCGCCTGGAACGGATCTGGGACGGCCACCTCGCCGACTTCTCGCTCGCCGCTGAGCCGGAGACGATCGCGCGCCTGGAGGACGAGGCGCTCGACGCGGGCCACGAAGGGATCATGCTGAAGGACCCGGACTCCGCGTACACCCCGGGCCGGCGCGGGAAAAACTGGCTCAAGCGCAAACCGGACGTCGAGACCCTCGATCTCGTCGTGACGGGCGCCGAGTGGGGTGAAGGACGGCGGGCCAGTTTCCTGGGATCGTACGAGCTCTCCGTTCACACGCCGAACGGGTTTGAGACCGTCGGCAAGGTTGCCACGGGCATCACCGACGAGGAACTGAAGCGACTCTCCGCCCTCGTCGAACCGAAGATTCGATCTGAGGACGGACGGACCGTCGACGTCGAACCGTCGGTCGTCTTCGAGGTGGGATACGAGGAGATCCAGCACTCGCCCACCTATTCGTCGGGGTACGCACTCAGGTTCCCGCGGTTTATCGGCGTGCGCGAGGACCTGAACGCCGAGGACGCCGACACGCTCGACCGCGTCGAACGCCTCGTCGACGCCTGA
- a CDS encoding transcription initiation factor IIB encodes MSTNTQAEDSGTRVRTRKPTERTEAEDTKNRDLDTCPECSGHLERDAEHGETVCGECGLVVDEESIDRGPEWRAFNSTERDEKSRVGAPTTNMLHDNGLSTNIGWQNKDANGRTLSNRQRRKMQRLRTWDERFRTRNHKERNLKQALGEIDRMGSALGLPKDVRETASVIYRRALSEDLLPGRTIEGVATAALYAAGRQADRPRSLDEVAAVSRVDRMEFKRTYRYIVRELSLPVKPADPQQYVARIVDEADANDDTDRRARQLLRTASGTGVFNGKSPVGLAAAAIYAAGQLTGEKLTQSTVSAAADVSEVTIRNRYQELLAVDDGQETAAAA; translated from the coding sequence ATGAGTACAAACACACAGGCTGAGGACAGCGGAACACGAGTCCGAACCCGCAAACCGACCGAACGGACCGAGGCAGAGGACACGAAAAATCGGGACCTCGATACGTGTCCCGAATGTAGCGGCCACCTCGAACGCGACGCCGAACACGGCGAGACCGTCTGTGGCGAGTGTGGCCTCGTCGTCGACGAGGAGAGCATCGATCGCGGGCCCGAGTGGCGGGCCTTCAACAGCACCGAGCGCGACGAGAAGTCCCGCGTGGGCGCGCCGACGACCAACATGCTCCACGACAACGGGCTCTCGACCAACATCGGCTGGCAGAACAAGGACGCCAACGGTCGGACACTCTCGAACCGACAGCGCCGGAAGATGCAGCGACTCCGGACCTGGGACGAGCGCTTTCGCACCCGCAACCACAAGGAGCGCAACCTCAAGCAGGCCCTCGGCGAGATCGACCGCATGGGAAGCGCCCTCGGCCTCCCCAAGGACGTCCGCGAGACCGCCTCGGTGATCTACCGGCGCGCGCTCTCGGAGGACCTCCTGCCGGGACGAACCATCGAGGGCGTGGCGACTGCCGCGCTGTACGCGGCGGGCCGACAGGCCGATCGCCCGCGAAGCCTCGACGAGGTCGCAGCGGTCAGCCGCGTCGACCGCATGGAGTTCAAGCGGACCTACCGGTACATCGTCCGCGAACTCTCGTTGCCGGTCAAGCCGGCGGACCCCCAGCAGTACGTCGCCCGCATCGTGGACGAAGCAGACGCGAACGACGACACCGATCGCCGCGCCCGCCAGCTGCTTCGGACCGCGTCCGGGACTGGCGTGTTCAACGGCAAGAGCCCGGTCGGCCTGGCGGCAGCCGCGATCTACGCGGCCGGCCAGCTCACCGGCGAGAAGCTGACCCAGAGCACCGTCTCGGCCGCGGCTGACGTGAGTGAGGTTACGATTCGAAACCGATACCAGGAGCTGCTCGCCGTCGACGATGGCCAGGAGACCGCGGCCGCCGCGTAA
- the psmB gene encoding archaeal proteasome endopeptidase complex subunit beta produces the protein MFDPRDGSEFGRTAPRLEDSVGSPYEPQVGPLPENDLSDADLENVTKTGTTIVGITTPDGVVMTSDMRASLAGRVVSNKNVQKVEEIQPNAALSMSGSVGGAQSYIRTLRAEANLYEARRGEYMSISALATMASNLLRGGPFFMVVPILAGVDDEGGHVYSLDPSGSSLSDDYTAQGSGMPYALGVLEQEYGDDLTMDEAVTVGAQAIQSASERDTASGNGIHVTKITRNEVEIVGHTDVDDVL, from the coding sequence ATGTTCGATCCACGAGACGGCTCCGAGTTCGGCCGAACCGCCCCGCGCCTGGAGGACTCCGTCGGGAGTCCCTACGAGCCCCAGGTCGGGCCCCTCCCCGAAAACGACCTCTCCGATGCGGATCTCGAGAACGTGACGAAGACCGGCACGACCATCGTCGGCATCACCACGCCGGACGGGGTCGTGATGACCTCCGATATGCGGGCGAGTCTCGCTGGCCGGGTCGTTTCGAACAAAAATGTACAAAAGGTCGAGGAGATCCAGCCCAACGCGGCCCTCTCGATGTCCGGCTCCGTCGGCGGTGCCCAGTCGTACATCCGCACCCTCCGCGCCGAGGCCAACCTCTACGAGGCGCGGCGTGGGGAGTACATGTCCATCAGCGCACTGGCGACGATGGCGAGCAACCTCCTGCGCGGAGGCCCCTTCTTCATGGTCGTTCCCATCCTGGCGGGCGTCGACGACGAGGGCGGCCACGTCTACAGTCTCGATCCCTCGGGGAGTTCGCTCTCGGACGACTACACCGCCCAGGGCAGCGGCATGCCCTACGCCCTCGGCGTCCTCGAACAGGAGTACGGCGACGACCTGACGATGGACGAAGCCGTCACGGTTGGCGCGCAGGCCATCCAGTCGGCCTCCGAGCGGGATACGGCCTCCGGAAACGGCATCCACGTCACGAAGATCACCCGAAACGAGGTCGAGATCGTCGGTCACACCGACGTCGACGACGTCCTCTGA
- a CDS encoding DUF555 domain-containing protein, translated as MPNYVVAMEAAWLVRDVENSDDAIGVAVSEAGKRLNQKDLDYVEVEVGATGCPACGEPLDAAFLAADTALVGLVLELTVFNADSEEHATRIAKSEVGGALRDVPLKVIEVVEEPDEDEEA; from the coding sequence ATGCCCAACTACGTCGTGGCGATGGAAGCAGCGTGGCTCGTGCGAGACGTGGAAAACTCCGACGACGCCATCGGCGTCGCGGTGAGCGAGGCCGGGAAACGGCTCAACCAGAAGGACCTCGATTACGTCGAGGTCGAGGTCGGCGCCACCGGCTGTCCGGCCTGTGGCGAACCGCTCGACGCCGCCTTCCTCGCAGCCGACACCGCGCTCGTCGGTCTCGTCCTCGAACTCACCGTCTTCAACGCGGACAGCGAGGAGCACGCCACGCGCATCGCGAAGAGCGAGGTCGGCGGCGCGTTGCGTGACGTCCCCCTCAAGGTCATCGAGGTCGTCGAGGAACCCGACGAGGACGAGGAAGCGTAG
- a CDS encoding CBS domain-containing protein — protein sequence MHLPTPQDLRERRTELELTQSELADRAGVSQPLIARIEGSDVDPRLSTLRRIVEALDEAEGDVVRARTLMHESVVSVSPDDKVRVAVERMQEEGYSQLPVITNGVPVGSISESDVVSAGEDVGSKTVRDVMSESFPTVSEDASLEEISSLLDHYKAVMVTEEGETVGIITQADVAARLS from the coding sequence ATGCACTTGCCCACCCCCCAGGACCTCCGGGAGCGACGGACCGAACTGGAGTTGACCCAGAGCGAGCTCGCGGACCGTGCGGGGGTCTCCCAGCCGCTCATCGCCCGGATCGAGGGCAGCGACGTGGATCCACGGCTCTCGACTCTGCGCCGGATCGTCGAGGCACTCGACGAGGCGGAGGGCGATGTCGTCCGCGCCCGAACACTCATGCACGAGTCGGTGGTGAGCGTCTCGCCCGACGACAAGGTGCGCGTCGCTGTCGAGCGGATGCAAGAGGAGGGGTACTCCCAGTTGCCCGTCATCACGAACGGCGTGCCGGTCGGTTCCATCTCCGAGAGCGACGTCGTCAGCGCGGGCGAGGACGTCGGATCGAAGACGGTCCGTGACGTCATGAGCGAGAGTTTCCCGACCGTCTCCGAGGACGCCTCCCTCGAGGAAATCTCGAGTCTACTCGATCACTACAAGGCCGTGATGGTCACCGAGGAGGGCGAGACGGTCGGCATCATCACGCAGGCCGACGTCGCTGCGCGCCTGAGCTGA
- the purM gene encoding phosphoribosylformylglycinamidine cyclo-ligase gives MNEDADELTYAETGVDIDESEAATAALVDAVGDLEGTTDYAGLVDIGDRYLGLATDGVGTKLLVADAIGDYSTVGIDCVAMNVNDLVASGVTPVAFVDYLAVDEPSEDLSQQVGEGLSAGASRAGMALVGGETAVMPEVIEGFDLAGTAAGLATEDDLLPGEAEEGDVLVGLPSSGIHSNGLTLARQAATREHAYTDPYPYDGSKTVGEALLEPTRIYADVLDPLHDHDIHAAAHVTGGGWTNLLRMGEYRYEITDPFEAQDVFAFVQEEGAVSDEEMHRTFNMGTGFVVALPEGEATSFTDEAGGRVIGRVEAGESVEIRGLSLT, from the coding sequence ATGAACGAGGACGCTGACGAACTGACCTACGCCGAGACCGGCGTCGACATCGACGAGAGCGAGGCGGCCACCGCGGCCCTCGTCGACGCCGTCGGCGACCTCGAGGGAACGACGGACTACGCCGGACTGGTCGACATCGGCGATCGGTACCTCGGTCTGGCGACCGACGGCGTGGGAACGAAACTGCTCGTCGCGGACGCAATCGGGGACTATTCCACGGTCGGCATCGACTGCGTGGCGATGAACGTCAACGATCTCGTGGCCAGCGGCGTCACGCCGGTGGCGTTCGTCGACTACCTGGCGGTCGACGAACCCAGCGAGGACCTCTCCCAGCAGGTCGGCGAGGGGCTTTCGGCGGGCGCCAGCCGGGCGGGGATGGCGCTCGTCGGCGGCGAAACGGCCGTGATGCCAGAGGTCATCGAGGGATTCGACCTCGCGGGGACGGCCGCCGGGCTCGCCACCGAGGACGACCTCCTCCCGGGCGAGGCCGAAGAGGGCGACGTCCTCGTTGGCCTCCCTTCGAGCGGGATCCACTCCAACGGGCTCACGCTCGCGCGACAGGCAGCGACCAGAGAGCACGCGTACACGGATCCGTACCCGTACGACGGGTCGAAAACGGTCGGCGAGGCCCTTCTCGAACCGACGCGAATCTACGCCGACGTGCTCGATCCGCTCCACGACCACGACATCCACGCCGCCGCACACGTGACCGGCGGCGGGTGGACCAACCTCCTGCGGATGGGCGAGTACCGCTACGAGATCACCGATCCGTTCGAGGCACAGGACGTCTTCGCGTTCGTCCAGGAAGAGGGCGCCGTGAGCGACGAGGAAATGCACCGGACGTTCAACATGGGCACCGGGTTCGTCGTCGCCCTGCCGGAGGGCGAGGCGACGTCCTTCACCGACGAGGCGGGCGGACGCGTGATCGGCCGTGTCGAGGCGGGCGAGAGCGTCGAGATCCGCGGGCTATCGCTTACCTGA
- a CDS encoding zinc metalloprotease: MRFSDRERRDLLVAWLALGLAFALFFQRVSPANLLAFLTSRAFVGAMLLSLLTVGVGFLLHELAHKVVAVRYGQHAEFRADYTFLALAVAGGLAGFIFAAPGAVYHRGRLTAAQHGHIALAGPVTNLALAVAFAPLWFVTPLLAQRGVQINLLLAGFNMLPIGGLDGKTVKRWSIPVYLAVAVPSMLLAISAIFI, encoded by the coding sequence GTGAGGTTCTCCGACCGCGAGCGCCGGGACCTCCTGGTGGCGTGGCTGGCTCTGGGGCTCGCGTTTGCCCTGTTTTTCCAGCGGGTGTCCCCCGCAAATCTGCTCGCCTTCCTGACCTCGCGGGCGTTCGTCGGCGCCATGCTTCTCAGCCTGCTGACCGTCGGCGTGGGCTTTCTCCTCCACGAACTCGCGCACAAAGTGGTGGCGGTCCGGTACGGTCAGCACGCCGAGTTCCGTGCGGATTACACGTTCCTGGCGCTGGCGGTCGCCGGCGGCCTGGCGGGGTTCATCTTCGCCGCGCCGGGCGCGGTCTACCACCGGGGCCGGCTCACCGCCGCCCAGCACGGCCACATCGCCCTCGCGGGGCCGGTGACCAACCTCGCGCTCGCCGTGGCGTTTGCCCCACTCTGGTTCGTGACACCACTCCTCGCCCAACGTGGGGTTCAGATCAACCTTCTCCTCGCGGGGTTCAACATGCTCCCCATCGGCGGCCTCGACGGGAAGACGGTGAAACGGTGGTCGATTCCGGTATACCTGGCCGTCGCCGTCCCGAGCATGCTCCTCGCCATCTCGGCCATTTTCATCTAG
- a CDS encoding TraB/GumN family protein has protein sequence MNEGTVGAETSEGSVHVVGTAHVSQESADEVERVIEERDPDVVAVELDESRYKQFTGETPDDIDARDLLHGSVAFQFLAYWMLSYVQARLGDHFDVEPGADMRAGVDTAERIGANVALVDRDIQVTIQRFWTRMRLREKLRMVWELVLAVAGVGGTDEEEIDLESLTDADVVTAMMEEFRRFSPRGAEALIDERDAYLAHNLVSLREAGADVVAVVGAGHREGVEEYLVHPNRLPPMEELTGRVSGGFPWYKLFGYVFTLGFLAFFVLLAMAGVGNAVLLRVFAAWFFFNGILAFTLAMIAGAHWTSATVGGLVAWLTSINPLLAPGWFAGFVELRYTEVNVGDIGLLNDILADEERPVRELASEMLDVPLFRLIAIVALTNVGSMIASVLFPLVVLPLLGGPFDSVGAVTNAMQTGASNSAELVWRVLT, from the coding sequence ATGAACGAGGGGACCGTCGGCGCGGAGACGTCGGAGGGGTCGGTCCACGTCGTCGGGACCGCACACGTCTCACAGGAGAGCGCCGACGAGGTCGAACGGGTAATCGAAGAGCGGGATCCGGACGTGGTGGCGGTCGAACTCGACGAATCGCGGTACAAGCAGTTCACAGGCGAGACGCCCGACGACATCGACGCTCGCGATCTACTCCACGGGAGCGTCGCCTTCCAGTTTCTCGCTTACTGGATGCTCTCGTACGTGCAGGCACGCCTCGGCGATCACTTCGACGTCGAACCCGGGGCCGACATGCGTGCGGGCGTTGACACGGCCGAGCGGATCGGCGCCAACGTGGCCCTGGTCGATCGCGACATCCAGGTCACCATTCAGCGATTCTGGACGCGGATGCGCCTGCGCGAGAAGCTCCGGATGGTCTGGGAACTCGTCCTCGCCGTCGCCGGAGTCGGCGGTACCGACGAGGAGGAAATCGACCTCGAGTCGCTGACCGACGCCGACGTCGTCACCGCGATGATGGAGGAGTTCCGCCGATTCAGTCCGCGGGGCGCCGAGGCGCTCATCGACGAACGCGACGCCTACCTGGCGCACAACCTCGTCTCGCTCCGCGAGGCGGGCGCGGACGTGGTGGCCGTCGTCGGTGCCGGACACCGCGAGGGGGTCGAGGAGTACCTCGTGCACCCCAACCGGCTGCCCCCGATGGAGGAGTTGACCGGTCGCGTCTCGGGTGGGTTCCCCTGGTACAAGCTGTTTGGATACGTCTTCACCCTGGGGTTTCTCGCCTTCTTCGTCCTGCTCGCGATGGCCGGTGTGGGGAATGCGGTCCTCTTGCGGGTCTTCGCGGCGTGGTTTTTCTTCAACGGCATCCTCGCATTCACGCTGGCGATGATCGCCGGCGCCCACTGGACCAGTGCCACCGTCGGCGGGCTGGTCGCCTGGCTCACGAGCATCAACCCACTTCTGGCCCCCGGGTGGTTCGCGGGCTTCGTCGAGTTGCGGTACACGGAGGTGAACGTGGGCGACATCGGTCTGTTGAACGATATTCTGGCGGACGAGGAACGCCCGGTTCGGGAACTCGCGAGTGAGATGCTCGACGTGCCGCTGTTCCGACTCATCGCCATCGTGGCGCTGACCAACGTCGGCAGCATGATCGCGAGCGTCCTCTTCCCCCTGGTCGTGCTTCCCCTGCTGGGCGGTCCCTTCGATAGCGTCGGCGCGGTGACGAACGCGATGCAGACCGGCGCGTCGAACAGCGCGGAACTCGTCTGGAGGGTGCTCACGTGA